The Methylomicrobium agile genome has a segment encoding these proteins:
- a CDS encoding YceI family protein: protein MIRLLFALFAAAVAVSGFTSTALADTYTVDPRHTFPSFEIDHLGFSIQRGRFNQTEGKIALAPASPAGGSIDVAIDAASISTGLPELEKHLRGEDFLDVARFPKILFKSKQLIFDKQGQLTGAKGELTLHGVTKPVHLTVDRFHCGMNLISMKNVCGANATATIERSDFGVDKYAPALADEVKVIIQIEAVRD, encoded by the coding sequence ATGATCCGTTTATTATTCGCGTTGTTTGCCGCTGCTGTCGCTGTATCGGGCTTTACATCGACGGCGCTAGCCGACACTTATACTGTCGATCCGCGTCATACCTTTCCGAGCTTTGAAATCGATCACCTCGGTTTTTCGATACAGCGGGGTCGTTTCAATCAGACCGAAGGCAAAATAGCGCTCGCGCCCGCATCGCCTGCCGGCGGCTCGATCGATGTCGCGATCGATGCGGCTTCGATCAGCACAGGCCTCCCGGAACTGGAAAAGCATCTGCGGGGAGAGGATTTCCTCGATGTCGCGCGTTTTCCGAAAATCCTGTTCAAATCGAAACAGTTGATCTTCGACAAGCAGGGACAATTAACCGGCGCAAAGGGAGAACTTACGCTGCACGGCGTGACCAAGCCGGTGCATTTGACCGTGGACCGCTTCCACTGCGGAATGAATCTGATCTCGATGAAAAATGTCTGCGGGGCGAACGCGACCGCGACGATCGAACGCTCCGATTTTGGCGTGGACAAATATGCGCCGGCGTTGGCCGACGAGGTCAAAGTGATCATTCAGATCGAAGCGGTCAGGGATTGA
- a CDS encoding ABC-type transport auxiliary lipoprotein family protein: MKKYRLLYAAGVLLLGCSETVRVPALHDFGVGPLPPAAAGPQNAATAEIRVIAPKWLSDNRIRYRLLYDQPTRVRFYNLDQWIAPPPDLLRLHFSSGRLGPNYSLVIRLVNFEQQFEAPGSAFVLMHFSVEAFAADSKKKLGAREFVLRSGKISPDAQGAVQGFAELAERARQQVLDWLPESAGSP, from the coding sequence ATGAAAAAATACCGCTTACTTTATGCCGCCGGCGTTCTGTTGCTGGGTTGTTCGGAAACCGTGCGGGTACCGGCGCTGCACGATTTCGGCGTTGGCCCGCTTCCGCCGGCGGCGGCCGGCCCGCAAAATGCCGCGACCGCGGAAATTCGCGTCATTGCGCCGAAATGGCTGAGCGATAACCGGATCCGTTACCGGCTGCTTTACGACCAGCCGACCCGGGTGCGTTTCTATAATCTGGATCAGTGGATTGCGCCTCCGCCGGATCTGCTCAGGCTGCATTTCAGTTCGGGGCGCTTAGGTCCGAACTATTCTCTGGTGATTCGCCTGGTGAATTTCGAGCAGCAATTCGAGGCGCCGGGAAGTGCTTTTGTACTGATGCACTTTTCGGTCGAAGCGTTTGCGGCCGATAGCAAAAAGAAGCTGGGTGCGCGGGAGTTCGTTTTGCGCAGCGGCAAGATCAGTCCCGATGCACAGGGGGCGGTACAAGGCTTTGCCGAGCTGGCGGAGCGCGCAAGGCAACAGGTATTGGACTGGCTGCCGGAATCGGCGGGTTCGCCGTAA
- a CDS encoding MlaD family protein codes for MGKNKYALITGVFLIVLTAATAVVVYWIGHFERERNVYYVSTRQSVTGLNPESTVFYRGIAVGKVLDIHFDPNDSGAILVPIEVDKEIVLSKGVFATLQLKGVTGLTQIQLEDPEHPGGPLPPGSDPADRIPLQPSLADRLMNTGEDILKKAEHIMVRLSVFLSDENEKNVTDILNNLKSLSNKLNQLEKGVDKALAEVPKLGNRAGKTLDNIDRLANDLQSLSKDVRALEQKAERLAETGFEVSDQVTQTTLPKVNELMSELQSAAQQVNKIANLLENNPQSLIFGLPDQEPAPGEPGYKEPR; via the coding sequence ATGGGCAAAAATAAATATGCGCTGATTACCGGCGTCTTCCTGATCGTCCTGACGGCGGCCACCGCCGTGGTTGTGTACTGGATCGGCCATTTCGAGCGCGAACGCAACGTCTACTATGTTTCGACCCGCCAGTCGGTGACCGGCCTGAATCCCGAGTCGACCGTGTTCTACCGCGGCATTGCGGTCGGCAAAGTTCTCGACATCCATTTCGATCCGAACGATTCCGGGGCGATCCTGGTTCCGATCGAGGTCGACAAGGAGATCGTGCTGAGTAAAGGCGTGTTCGCGACCTTGCAGTTAAAAGGCGTGACCGGTCTGACTCAAATTCAGCTCGAAGATCCCGAACACCCCGGCGGGCCGCTGCCGCCGGGAAGCGATCCGGCCGATCGGATACCGCTGCAGCCGTCTTTGGCCGACCGATTGATGAACACCGGCGAGGATATTCTGAAAAAAGCCGAGCATATCATGGTGCGGCTCAGCGTATTTCTGAGCGATGAAAACGAAAAGAACGTCACCGACATCCTGAACAATCTGAAAAGCCTCTCGAATAAGTTGAATCAACTCGAAAAAGGCGTGGACAAGGCGCTGGCCGAGGTGCCGAAGCTCGGGAATCGGGCCGGAAAAACATTGGACAATATCGATCGGCTGGCGAACGACTTGCAGAGCTTGAGCAAGGATGTCAGAGCGTTGGAGCAAAAGGCCGAGAGACTGGCCGAGACCGGGTTCGAAGTGAGCGACCAGGTCACTCAGACTACGCTTCCGAAAGTCAACGAGCTGATGAGCGAGTTGCAGTCGGCAGCGCAGCAGGTGAACAAAATCGCGAATTTGCTCGAAAATAACCCGCAGTCGCTGATTTTTGGCCTCCCCGATCAGGAACCCGCACCGGGCGAGCCGGGCTATAAGGAGCCTCGATGA
- a CDS encoding ABC transporter ATP-binding protein: MKDSAICLEHIWTRFGDKIVHRDINLSLEHGEILGLVGASGSGKTTLLREIIGLQAPSEGEIFVMGQSLHQIGRHLQSNCGVLFQKGALFSVLNVFDNIAFPLRELGFDDEEIIRRLVFMKLSRVGLSVRDAWLKPADLSGGMTKRVALARTLILEPDLLLLDEPTSGLDPISSEDFVSLLSELHRDLEFTVVMVTHDLDILRDLCTRIAVLADGQLVAFGPLESVLSCPHPFVERFFHNNRAERVFQNLDTTHGQK, translated from the coding sequence ATGAAGGACTCGGCGATCTGTCTCGAACATATCTGGACCCGCTTCGGCGACAAAATTGTGCACAGGGACATCAATCTGAGCCTTGAGCACGGCGAGATCCTCGGACTGGTCGGTGCTTCCGGCAGCGGCAAGACTACGCTGCTGCGCGAAATCATCGGCCTGCAGGCGCCGAGCGAAGGCGAAATCTTCGTAATGGGACAGTCGCTGCATCAAATCGGCCGGCATCTGCAGAGTAACTGCGGGGTACTGTTTCAGAAAGGCGCGTTGTTCAGCGTGCTCAATGTGTTCGACAATATCGCCTTTCCGTTGCGCGAGCTCGGTTTCGACGATGAGGAGATCATCAGGCGGCTGGTGTTCATGAAACTGTCCCGGGTCGGCTTGTCGGTGCGCGACGCCTGGCTGAAGCCGGCGGATTTGTCGGGCGGCATGACCAAGCGGGTGGCGCTCGCGCGTACTCTGATCCTCGAACCGGATTTGTTGCTGTTGGACGAGCCGACCTCCGGCCTCGATCCGATTTCGAGCGAGGATTTCGTCAGTCTTTTGTCCGAATTGCACCGCGATCTGGAGTTTACGGTGGTGATGGTGACGCACGACCTCGACATTCTGCGCGATCTGTGTACCCGGATCGCGGTATTGGCGGACGGCCAACTGGTTGCCTTCGGTCCCCTCGAATCGGTGTTAAGCTGTCCGCATCCGTTCGTCGAGCGTTTTTTTCACAACAACCGCGCCGAGCGGGTTTTTCAAAATCTGGATACGACGCATGGGCAAAAATAA
- a CDS encoding MlaE family ABC transporter permease has protein sequence MFFIGERAEPALDAIERDGKLYGVRLSGEWNLRNLCEMPALRRQLRKYARSKSGLHWDLETIDVLDNAAALILWQEWGRTLPEGLAIRPEHLRMLERWQAQEVSETAPPKRDLGAILLFLYGFIADFYRQTLDLVTLLGQLLLDVGYLLRHPGQVPWTEISITIYESGVRALGITALVGFLIGIVLSYLSALQLKLFGAEIYIIDILGLSIIRELGPLLAAILVAGRSGSAMTAQIGIMRVTEELDALSAMGISHSLRLVLPKVAALAVVLPLIGVWTSGSALLGGMFSAQNTLDIGYMQFFLKLPDAVPLLNVFIGLLKSAVFGFLIALVACHFGFKIKPNTESLGNETTNSVVSSITIVIMVDAVFAILFMGIGMPI, from the coding sequence ATGTTTTTCATAGGTGAAAGAGCCGAGCCTGCGCTGGACGCAATCGAGCGGGACGGAAAACTGTATGGCGTCAGATTGTCCGGAGAATGGAATTTGCGTAATCTGTGCGAGATGCCGGCGCTGCGCCGCCAACTCAGAAAGTATGCGCGAAGCAAGTCCGGGCTGCACTGGGATTTGGAGACGATCGATGTGCTCGACAATGCGGCCGCGCTGATCCTTTGGCAGGAGTGGGGCCGGACCTTGCCCGAGGGGCTGGCGATACGTCCCGAACATCTGCGTATGCTGGAGCGCTGGCAGGCGCAGGAAGTTTCCGAAACCGCGCCGCCCAAACGCGATCTCGGCGCGATATTGCTCTTTCTTTACGGCTTTATAGCCGATTTTTACCGGCAAACATTGGATCTGGTGACCTTGCTGGGCCAGTTACTGCTGGATGTGGGCTACTTGCTGCGCCATCCGGGCCAGGTGCCGTGGACCGAAATTTCGATCACTATCTACGAGTCGGGCGTACGCGCCCTCGGAATCACCGCGCTGGTCGGTTTTCTGATCGGTATCGTGCTGAGCTATCTGTCCGCCCTGCAGCTCAAGCTGTTCGGCGCGGAAATCTACATTATCGACATCCTGGGGCTCAGTATCATTCGCGAACTGGGTCCATTGCTCGCGGCGATCCTGGTCGCGGGACGCTCCGGTTCCGCGATGACCGCGCAGATCGGCATCATGCGGGTCACCGAAGAACTCGATGCGCTGTCCGCGATGGGCATTTCGCATTCGTTGCGGCTGGTGTTGCCGAAGGTCGCGGCCCTGGCGGTCGTGCTGCCGTTGATCGGCGTGTGGACCAGCGGTTCGGCGCTGCTCGGGGGGATGTTTTCGGCGCAGAACACGCTCGACATCGGCTATATGCAGTTCTTTTTGAAGCTGCCCGATGCGGTGCCGTTGTTGAATGTGTTTATCGGCCTGTTGAAAAGCGCGGTGTTCGGCTTTCTGATCGCGCTGGTCGCCTGCCATTTCGGCTTCAAGATCAAGCCGAATACCGAAAGCCTGGGCAATGAAACCACCAATTCGGTTGTCTCTTCGATCACGATCGTGATCATGGTCGATGCGGTGTTCGCGATCCTGTTCATGGGCATCGGGATGCCGATATGA
- the soxB gene encoding thiosulfohydrolase SoxB, with translation MNRRRFLQYLALSPAAVYGCSAARRDYYRQPEFGDVTILHMTDCHAQLLPVYYREPAVNLGIGAGKNAPPHLSGEQFLRRFGIRPHSREAYALTHLDFDNAAHRYGKMGGFAHLATLIKTIRALRGPDKTLLLDGGDSWQGSATALWTRGQDMVDACNLLGVDAMTGHWEFTYGKERLFENLKRFKGVFLAQNAAQAEEAVFEFGTDNDELFKPYLIKQFGKIRIAVIGQAYPYTPIANPPRFVKGWRFGIEERRLQSLVGRIRAAERPDAIILLSHNGMGVDLKLASRVAGIDLILGGHTHDAVPEPIPVANPQGRTWVTNAGSHGKFLAVIDLQAGGGRLQAIRYRLLPVFAELLEPDPEMQSLIDSLRMPYLPVLRQPLAEANELLYRRDNFYGTFDGLILDALLAEYGADIALTPGFRWGTAVLPGRTIAMEDVMNHTAVTYPETYAATMTGAQLKNMLEDVADNLFNPDPYYRQGGDMVRTGGMRFDCDPAAEGGKRIGAMRLQGGKPIEAGKRYKVAGWAAVSAPVAGRPVFEIVGEHLKASVRHRPGRAMSV, from the coding sequence ATGAACCGTCGCCGCTTTCTTCAATACCTCGCTTTGTCGCCTGCCGCCGTTTACGGCTGTTCGGCGGCGCGCCGCGATTATTACCGCCAGCCGGAGTTCGGCGACGTCACGATCCTGCACATGACCGACTGCCATGCGCAGTTGCTGCCGGTGTATTACCGTGAGCCGGCGGTCAATCTAGGTATCGGCGCCGGCAAAAATGCGCCGCCCCACCTGAGCGGCGAGCAGTTCCTGCGCCGTTTCGGCATTCGTCCGCACAGCCGCGAGGCTTACGCCTTGACTCATCTCGATTTTGACAACGCCGCGCACCGTTATGGAAAAATGGGCGGCTTCGCGCACCTGGCGACATTGATCAAAACGATCAGGGCTTTACGCGGGCCTGACAAGACCTTGCTGCTCGACGGCGGCGACAGTTGGCAAGGTTCGGCGACCGCGTTATGGACGCGCGGGCAGGATATGGTCGACGCCTGCAATCTGCTGGGCGTCGACGCGATGACCGGGCATTGGGAGTTTACCTACGGCAAGGAGCGGCTTTTCGAGAATCTGAAACGCTTCAAAGGCGTTTTTCTCGCGCAGAATGCGGCACAGGCCGAGGAAGCGGTTTTTGAGTTTGGCACGGACAATGACGAGCTGTTCAAGCCTTACCTGATCAAACAGTTCGGCAAAATCCGGATTGCGGTGATCGGCCAGGCTTATCCTTATACGCCGATCGCGAACCCGCCGCGTTTCGTCAAGGGTTGGCGGTTCGGGATCGAGGAACGGCGCCTGCAGTCGCTCGTCGGCCGGATACGCGCCGCCGAACGGCCCGACGCGATTATTTTACTGTCCCACAACGGCATGGGTGTCGATCTGAAACTGGCTTCGCGCGTCGCCGGAATCGATCTGATCCTGGGAGGCCATACCCACGATGCGGTTCCCGAACCGATCCCGGTCGCGAATCCGCAAGGCAGGACCTGGGTCACCAACGCGGGCAGCCACGGCAAGTTTCTGGCGGTGATCGACCTGCAAGCCGGAGGCGGTCGGCTGCAGGCGATACGCTATCGTTTGCTGCCGGTCTTTGCGGAGCTATTGGAACCCGATCCGGAAATGCAGAGTCTGATCGATAGCTTGAGAATGCCGTATCTGCCTGTCTTGCGGCAGCCATTGGCCGAGGCGAACGAGCTGCTGTACCGCCGCGATAATTTTTATGGAACTTTCGACGGCCTGATTCTGGATGCGCTGCTGGCCGAGTACGGCGCGGACATCGCGTTGACGCCCGGTTTCCGCTGGGGTACGGCCGTATTGCCTGGCCGGACGATCGCGATGGAAGATGTGATGAATCATACCGCGGTCACTTATCCCGAAACCTATGCCGCCACGATGACGGGCGCACAATTGAAAAACATGCTGGAAGACGTGGCCGATAATCTGTTCAATCCCGATCCTTACTATCGGCAGGGCGGCGACATGGTCAGGACGGGCGGCATGCGGTTCGATTGCGATCCCGCGGCCGAAGGGGGCAAACGCATCGGTGCGATGCGGCTGCAGGGCGGCAAGCCGATCGAGGCCGGGAAACGCTATAAGGTCGCAGGCTGGGCGGCCGTTTCGGCACCGGTGGCCGGAAGGCCGGTTTTCGAGATCGTCGGAGAGCATTTAAAAGCGTCAGTTCGGCATAGGCCGGGGCGAGCAATGAGCGTATGA
- a CDS encoding TMEM165/GDT1 family protein, whose amino-acid sequence MDKAEQLLTHLTAWLHSLPAESYLQVFLHKFAALLTGGNWRETGLAAATSFALIVTAEIGDKSQLVCMTLASRHKAWPVVLGASAAFALLNTLAVVFGAAIASWLPEYIVAATVAFLFGAFGIHALRAGGDEDEEIREKSGHGIFFTTFLLITVAEFGDKTQLAVVALSSTSMPAAVWIGSTAALVTTSALGVLAGRTILQKFPLALLHRISGTIFLILSLVAAYRAYGAYASRLA is encoded by the coding sequence ATGGACAAAGCCGAACAATTACTGACGCACCTGACCGCCTGGCTCCATAGTCTTCCTGCCGAGTCCTATTTACAGGTTTTCCTGCACAAGTTTGCTGCCTTGCTGACCGGCGGCAATTGGCGCGAAACCGGGCTTGCCGCCGCCACCAGTTTCGCTTTGATCGTCACTGCCGAAATCGGCGACAAAAGCCAACTGGTCTGTATGACGTTGGCTTCCAGGCACAAAGCCTGGCCGGTGGTGTTGGGGGCGAGCGCGGCGTTCGCCTTGTTGAACACGCTGGCGGTCGTATTCGGCGCCGCGATTGCAAGCTGGCTGCCCGAGTACATCGTCGCGGCGACGGTCGCCTTTCTGTTCGGCGCGTTCGGGATTCACGCCCTGCGCGCAGGCGGCGATGAAGACGAGGAAATCCGCGAAAAAAGCGGGCACGGCATCTTCTTTACCACGTTTTTATTGATTACGGTCGCCGAGTTCGGCGACAAAACGCAGCTTGCGGTCGTGGCGCTGAGCAGCACTTCGATGCCTGCCGCGGTCTGGATCGGATCGACCGCGGCGCTGGTCACGACTTCGGCGCTGGGCGTGCTGGCCGGACGCACGATCCTGCAGAAATTTCCGTTGGCGTTGCTGCACCGGATCAGCGGAACGATTTTTTTGATCTTGTCCCTCGTTGCGGCTTACCGGGCATATGGCGCTTATGCTTCCCGGCTCGCGTAG